From the Pseudomonas baltica genome, one window contains:
- a CDS encoding threonine/serine dehydratase, with protein MDRVVTLADIELAAQRLDGHAIRTPLLESAVLNERCGARVLIKPEVLQLTGSFKFRGAFNKLSSLTPEQRQRGVLAFSSGNHAQGVAYAARLLGLQATILMPADAPQIKIQRTREYGARVVLFDRYTEDREAIAARLASESGAVTVKPFDDPLIMAGQGTAGLEIVQQAGEQRIDVLLSPCGGGGLIAGLGTALKAHHPDIEVYAVEPRDFDDTARSLAQGVRVGNPSEVRSICDSLLSPMPGELTFAVNSRQLTGALGVSDDEARQAMAFAFEHLKLVVEPGGAVALAALLSGKLALEGRTAAVVLSGGNVDPHSFAQILQAQ; from the coding sequence ATGGATCGCGTTGTCACCCTTGCGGATATCGAACTCGCTGCCCAGCGCCTCGACGGCCACGCCATACGCACGCCACTGCTGGAATCGGCCGTGCTCAACGAGCGTTGCGGGGCCCGGGTACTGATCAAACCGGAGGTGCTGCAGCTCACCGGTTCGTTCAAGTTTCGCGGTGCCTTCAACAAGCTCTCCAGCCTGACCCCCGAGCAACGCCAGCGTGGTGTGTTGGCGTTCTCGTCCGGCAACCACGCTCAGGGCGTGGCCTATGCGGCGCGCCTGCTGGGTCTCCAGGCCACCATTCTGATGCCCGCCGATGCCCCGCAGATCAAGATTCAACGCACCCGCGAGTACGGTGCCCGGGTGGTGCTGTTCGATCGCTACACCGAAGACCGCGAAGCCATCGCCGCGCGACTGGCGAGCGAGTCGGGAGCCGTCACGGTCAAGCCATTCGACGATCCGCTGATCATGGCCGGGCAAGGTACTGCGGGGCTGGAGATCGTCCAGCAGGCCGGTGAGCAGCGCATCGATGTGCTGCTCTCGCCTTGCGGTGGCGGCGGCTTGATCGCCGGCCTCGGTACGGCGCTCAAGGCCCATCACCCCGATATCGAAGTCTACGCGGTCGAACCCCGCGACTTCGACGACACCGCCCGTTCGCTGGCCCAGGGCGTGCGCGTCGGCAACCCCAGCGAGGTACGGTCGATCTGCGATTCGCTGTTGAGCCCGATGCCAGGCGAATTGACCTTCGCGGTCAATAGTCGTCAACTGACCGGCGCCTTGGGCGTCAGCGATGACGAAGCACGCCAGGCCATGGCGTTCGCCTTCGAGCACCTCAAGCTGGTGGTCGAGCCGGGCGGCGCGGTGGCGCTGGCGGCGCTGCTGTCCGGCAAGCTGGCATTGGAGGGGCGCACGGCAGCGGTGGTGCTGTCGGGGGGCAACGTCGACCCGCACAGTTTTGCGCAGATACTGCAAGCGCAGTGA
- the pxpB gene encoding 5-oxoprolinase subunit PxpB translates to MSDSFKWHAAPSGDSCLVLEFASVLSLHANRQAASAATALNHARDLGRLLGLTDIVPGMVTVGVHYRPEHIPVPAGVATPYAALLRQIEQLLAEQGSAPAVAPRRIEIPMCYGGAYGPDLHATAQACGMSAEQLIALHGRDWLDVLMVGFTPGHPYIGILDPVLNPPRRSVPRTLVPRGSVGLANRQTNVYPVDSPGGWHLIGRTPLAMFNADHQPPCRLQSGDQVRFVAIDSATFEALQAEAQP, encoded by the coding sequence ATGAGCGATTCTTTCAAGTGGCACGCGGCACCCTCGGGCGATAGCTGCCTGGTGCTGGAATTCGCCAGCGTGCTAAGTCTTCATGCCAACCGCCAGGCCGCTTCGGCGGCAACAGCGCTCAACCATGCCCGCGACCTCGGCCGCCTGCTCGGGCTGACCGATATCGTGCCCGGCATGGTCACGGTGGGGGTGCACTATCGGCCGGAGCACATCCCTGTGCCGGCCGGCGTTGCAACGCCCTATGCCGCGCTGCTCAGGCAGATAGAACAGTTGCTGGCCGAGCAGGGCAGCGCTCCTGCGGTGGCGCCCAGGCGGATCGAAATTCCCATGTGCTATGGCGGCGCGTACGGGCCTGATCTGCACGCTACCGCACAGGCGTGCGGGATGTCGGCCGAGCAGTTGATCGCGCTGCACGGCCGTGATTGGCTTGATGTACTGATGGTCGGTTTTACGCCGGGGCATCCCTATATCGGCATCCTCGATCCGGTGCTCAACCCGCCGCGGCGCAGCGTACCGCGCACCCTTGTGCCCCGCGGCAGCGTCGGCCTCGCCAACCGCCAGACCAACGTCTACCCGGTCGATTCGCCGGGCGGCTGGCACCTGATCGGCCGCACCCCGCTGGCGATGTTCAATGCCGACCATCAGCCGCCGTGCCGGCTGCAAAGCGGTGATCAGGTGCGCTTCGTCGCCATCGACAGCGCGACCTTCGAGGCCCTGCAGGCCGAGGCACAGCCATGA